Proteins encoded in a region of the Moritella marina ATCC 15381 genome:
- a CDS encoding DEAD/DEAH box helicase, whose amino-acid sequence MMKLRPWQEECVLTAVEHFKHTSKHFLCLATPGAGKTIMAAELAASLHGSKLVDFILCFSPSINVANSIRDRFSQRLNCRFDGVIGALGCSYTYQSLLFFNDDFWQIMNNHRVLVIFDEIHHCSGSTIENANAWGEEIILKIQSQAAYTLALTGTPWRSDKAPIALSNYIEPDGAIQCDYVYGLREAVRDDVCRNPKIVLIDNEKLTVTQENKVSKVFSSFQALLDDPSVSYQAIITNDTAIRYALNLSCSKLREIRCMNPNAAGLIVASSVEHAEYIINILQIEFKQSAVLVTYKQPNAQYRIDQFRHSDTEWIVSVNMVSEGIDLPRLQVCCHLSHVKTELYFRQVLGRILRMNNAQNEDAWLYMFAEPLLSEFALRVQQEIPDVQVLVDIEIKNIPKFKVRNQEGLVRQDKESLVLGLGINCISELELQLVRSHKDGGGIADLTFEIRGDFREKVISTFSSPF is encoded by the coding sequence ATGATGAAATTGAGACCTTGGCAAGAAGAGTGTGTACTGACAGCGGTTGAACATTTTAAACATACCAGCAAACATTTCTTATGTTTAGCCACGCCAGGGGCTGGAAAAACGATTATGGCTGCAGAGCTAGCTGCTAGTTTGCATGGGTCTAAGCTTGTCGACTTTATTTTATGTTTCTCACCATCAATCAATGTAGCCAACAGTATTCGAGATAGGTTCTCTCAACGTTTAAATTGCCGCTTTGATGGTGTTATTGGGGCATTAGGTTGTTCATACACATACCAAAGCTTATTGTTTTTTAATGATGACTTTTGGCAAATCATGAATAACCATCGCGTATTGGTTATTTTTGATGAGATCCATCATTGCTCTGGATCGACAATTGAAAACGCCAATGCATGGGGTGAGGAGATTATATTAAAGATTCAATCTCAAGCTGCCTATACCTTAGCGTTAACTGGTACGCCATGGCGCTCAGATAAGGCTCCTATCGCTCTTTCTAATTATATTGAACCAGATGGTGCGATTCAATGTGATTACGTCTACGGGCTTCGTGAGGCTGTGAGAGATGATGTTTGCAGAAATCCTAAAATTGTTTTAATTGATAATGAAAAACTCACGGTAACTCAAGAAAATAAAGTTTCAAAAGTATTCTCAAGCTTCCAGGCTCTATTAGACGACCCTTCCGTATCCTACCAAGCGATTATAACTAACGATACTGCGATTCGTTATGCATTGAATTTATCATGCAGTAAGTTAAGAGAAATAAGATGTATGAACCCAAATGCAGCCGGTTTAATTGTTGCATCCTCAGTTGAGCATGCTGAATACATTATTAATATTCTACAAATTGAATTTAAGCAAAGTGCGGTATTAGTGACTTATAAGCAACCTAATGCTCAGTATCGTATCGATCAATTTCGTCATAGTGATACGGAATGGATAGTGTCCGTCAATATGGTTTCTGAAGGCATAGATCTCCCACGTTTGCAGGTATGTTGCCATTTGAGTCACGTTAAAACTGAATTATATTTTAGACAGGTGCTAGGCCGTATTCTACGTATGAATAATGCTCAAAATGAAGATGCATGGCTTTATATGTTTGCAGAACCATTACTTAGTGAGTTTGCCTTGAGGGTTCAACAAGAGATCCCTGATGTGCAGGTTCTAGTGGACATTGAAATTAAAAATATACCTAAGTTTAAGGTGCGAAATCAAGAGGGGCTAGTGCGGCAAGATAAGGAGAGCTTAGTATTGGGTCTGGGAATTAATTGTATTTCAGAACTTGAGCTACAGCTCGTTAGATCACATAAGGATGGAGGTGGTATAGCTGATTTAACATTTGAAATTAGAGGTGATTTTAGAGAAAAAGTAATAAGTACATTTAGCTCACCATTCTAA
- a CDS encoding DNA-3-methyladenine glycosylase I: MEKFNDIYRRAAERKGGELALAHLTSKPLSKSELSQISDNEVLAEFTRKIFQSGFVWAVVNNKWQGFEEVFWDFNIDKLILMPDDMLERKATDTKIIRNYKKVKTVRDNAVWLKELSDEFGSIGQWLANWPSDDITSLWLYLKKHGSRLGGNTGPYALRQLGKDTFILSQDVETYFRANKLIEGGLTSKRSLKIIQDTFNQWQSESGYSLQEISQIVAYSVGDNRVGFSQAS, translated from the coding sequence ATGGAAAAATTTAACGATATTTATCGCCGCGCAGCTGAGCGAAAAGGTGGTGAATTAGCACTAGCACACCTCACCTCTAAGCCACTTAGCAAGAGTGAACTGTCTCAAATAAGCGATAATGAAGTGCTAGCAGAATTCACTCGTAAAATCTTCCAGTCAGGCTTTGTATGGGCTGTGGTGAATAATAAATGGCAGGGTTTTGAAGAAGTATTTTGGGACTTTAATATTGATAAGCTAATATTAATGCCTGATGATATGTTAGAGCGTAAAGCTACAGATACTAAAATCATTCGAAATTATAAAAAAGTTAAAACTGTACGTGATAACGCGGTATGGTTAAAAGAACTCAGTGATGAATTTGGTTCTATCGGTCAATGGTTAGCAAACTGGCCGAGTGATGATATAACTAGTTTATGGCTATATCTTAAAAAGCATGGTTCTCGTTTAGGTGGTAATACAGGCCCTTATGCATTGCGTCAATTAGGTAAAGATACCTTTATTCTAAGTCAAGATGTTGAAACTTATTTTAGAGCTAACAAGTTGATCGAAGGCGGCTTAACGTCAAAACGTAGCTTGAAAATAATTCAGGATACCTTTAACCAATGGCAATCTGAATCAGGTTATAGCTTACAAGAAATCAGCCAAATAGTAGCGTATTCAGTCGGTGATAACCGCGTAGGGTTTAGCCAAGCGTCATAA
- a CDS encoding ComEC/Rec2 family competence protein, which translates to MKDNYKIHLLEAKTGDSFIVECGNVAFIIDGGTRRVANIIKRHLENNTHCQLHAIFVTHVDRDHVGGIAKLFTHFRHVIPTSVPIYMNHPALVPVQNNNKGLVTFSDGDNLKSVLDQNGYSIKQGIANQVIELGDVNITILSPDDVLVSDLYQAWPKVIDEGLVSNDIIEIDCSKDPGEPKSTIHGDEVNASSMSFIVSYKNKNVLFLSDSLPITISNQLDRKIKFDAVKVSHHGSKYNTSKELLSKIDCNKFIISTNGPRNYGHPHAETIVRIINSCIDNKYDECTFYFNYRSVCRRVRLKNVPDNFKVNIEYSKSMSLL; encoded by the coding sequence ATGAAAGATAACTATAAAATACATTTACTAGAAGCTAAAACAGGTGACTCATTCATCGTAGAATGCGGTAATGTTGCATTTATCATTGATGGAGGCACACGCCGTGTAGCCAACATAATTAAACGACACCTAGAAAATAATACTCACTGCCAATTACACGCTATTTTTGTAACACATGTAGATCGTGATCATGTTGGTGGAATAGCTAAACTATTTACACATTTCAGGCACGTAATTCCTACCTCAGTACCTATTTACATGAATCACCCTGCTCTAGTTCCAGTACAAAACAATAACAAAGGTTTAGTTACCTTCTCTGATGGTGATAACTTAAAATCCGTGCTAGATCAAAATGGTTATAGCATTAAACAAGGTATTGCAAATCAAGTTATTGAACTGGGGGATGTAAACATTACTATATTGTCACCTGATGACGTTCTAGTAAGTGATTTATACCAGGCTTGGCCAAAGGTGATCGATGAAGGACTAGTATCTAATGATATTATCGAAATAGATTGCTCTAAAGATCCAGGAGAGCCAAAATCCACCATTCATGGTGATGAAGTTAATGCTTCGTCAATGTCATTTATAGTTTCTTATAAAAACAAAAACGTTTTATTCCTTTCAGATTCATTACCTATCACTATAAGTAATCAGCTTGATCGTAAAATAAAATTCGATGCGGTTAAAGTTTCACATCACGGAAGCAAGTACAATACAAGTAAAGAGCTATTATCTAAAATAGATTGTAATAAATTTATAATATCTACTAATGGACCAAGAAATTATGGTCACCCTCATGCAGAAACAATCGTTAGAATTATAAATTCATGCATTGATAATAAGTATGATGAATGTACTTTTTATTTTAATTACAGAAGTGTTTGTAGACGAGTTAGACTTAAAAATGTACCTGATAATTTCAAAGTCAATATTGAGTATTCAAAATCAATGAGTTTACTATGA
- a CDS encoding DNA-3-methyladenine glycosylase I produces MVTRIIDIKWAGFEEVFWNFDIDKLILMPDDMLERKAADTKIIRNYTKVKTVRDNAMWLKEICEEYGSVSEWLALWPADDVVGLWLYMKKHGSRLGGNTGPYALRRLGKDTFILSSDVEAYFRGHKLIDGGLMTKRSLTTIQDTFNQWQKQSGYSLQALSQIVAYSVGDNRVGFSAESVGDE; encoded by the coding sequence GTGGTGACCCGAATTATTGACATTAAGTGGGCAGGTTTTGAAGAAGTATTTTGGAATTTCGATATTGATAAGCTGATCTTAATGCCCGATGACATGTTAGAGCGTAAAGCCGCTGATACTAAAATTATTCGTAATTACACTAAGGTAAAGACAGTACGTGATAATGCGATGTGGCTTAAAGAAATCTGTGAAGAATACGGTTCAGTTTCTGAGTGGTTAGCACTATGGCCTGCAGATGATGTGGTCGGTTTGTGGTTGTATATGAAAAAACACGGCAGTCGTTTAGGTGGCAATACAGGTCCTTATGCACTGCGCCGTTTAGGTAAAGATACCTTTATTTTGAGTTCGGATGTTGAAGCTTATTTCCGTGGCCATAAATTGATTGACGGCGGCTTGATGACAAAGCGTAGTTTGACGACGATCCAGGACACCTTTAATCAGTGGCAAAAGCAGTCGGGCTATTCGTTACAGGCGCTAAGCCAAATTGTCGCTTATTCGGTGGGTGATAACCGTGTTGGTTTTAGTGCGGAAAGTGTCGGCGACGAGTAA
- a CDS encoding DUF1439 domain-containing protein, with product MMKNRVKVMNKLMVPLLLLCAFVFPAQALTVKFSEAELQEKVSNAMPLVRKTSFMTVELTNPILTLAKDKNEIELQLNVKLLMGELANKGYARLTGSLRYKAEDAAFYVTNMQVHEVRVEGMPEFFTPQVKQMAEQVVNPVLDKMPIYKLKDDVTQTMIKAVLESIEVHNKTLIATLNVI from the coding sequence ATGATGAAAAATAGAGTGAAAGTGATGAATAAATTAATGGTTCCCCTGTTATTGCTGTGCGCATTCGTATTTCCAGCACAAGCGCTGACTGTTAAGTTTAGTGAAGCAGAACTACAAGAAAAAGTGTCTAATGCGATGCCGCTAGTGAGGAAAACATCTTTTATGACGGTGGAGTTAACCAACCCTATATTGACGCTAGCGAAAGACAAAAATGAAATTGAATTACAGCTAAACGTTAAGCTGTTGATGGGGGAGTTAGCGAATAAAGGGTATGCTCGACTGACTGGATCATTGCGCTATAAAGCCGAGGATGCGGCGTTTTATGTCACTAATATGCAAGTACATGAAGTACGCGTTGAAGGTATGCCTGAATTCTTTACCCCGCAAGTGAAGCAAATGGCAGAGCAGGTGGTCAATCCAGTACTGGATAAAATGCCCATTTATAAACTCAAAGATGACGTAACCCAAACGATGATTAAAGCAGTATTAGAGTCAATAGAAGTGCATAACAAAACTTTAATCGCGACGCTTAACGTAATTTAA
- a CDS encoding methyl-accepting chemotaxis protein, whose product MNFSQFSIKQKLIITMISAVITATLLVGFVSQNLAKNVIETRLTTSELPAKLMQIRNEVDKEISTIQQAAEQLASNRFMLERLDKTTAPQQEQQLVQALNDVKNQYQLIDASIANRTNGNYWNQDGFLRQLNRQQDNWFYDFTNSNKSQSVSIFKESNGDTKLFINYQQLNGLGMAGFSKSLDDMVDFINQFKLEQTGFIYLVDAKGTVRLHKDNNQIGKADLSQLYNRDVASNLLQKSAFNMSEAVVSGRDTHIASSYIPSMDWYVIAELPTEEAFATLSQANNKIMLWTLAIALAFTFIAIWLGNTITRPIQRIAAVFAELGNGDGDLRQRIDIQGHDEIAQLSLGFNSFITKIHTSMQEVSRTGEALQSAATEVANQAQITLDNSHEQRDRTFLVVTAINEMGATVNEIAGNASSAAGEAQSAEADTRNGQLVVSQASNVIHQLAGDVGEVSQVIDSLANNTQAIGSILEVISSISAQTNLLALNAAIEAARAGEQGRGFAVVADEVRNLASRTAQSTNEIQAMIDNLQNEAKSAVAAMLKSSELTTQGTIATTDTSAALVSIGERICLISDMNTQVATATEEQSTVVNEINQNIVEINDITQCTADTAEGLAKSSHELRDLSIRLGDMVGVFKL is encoded by the coding sequence ATGAATTTCAGTCAATTTAGCATTAAACAAAAACTGATCATCACCATGATCAGTGCCGTAATAACCGCGACCTTACTCGTTGGTTTTGTCAGTCAGAATCTAGCCAAAAACGTGATTGAAACACGTTTAACGACATCTGAATTACCAGCAAAGCTAATGCAGATCCGTAATGAGGTTGATAAAGAAATTTCAACCATACAACAAGCCGCTGAACAGTTAGCGAGTAATCGCTTTATGTTAGAGCGCCTTGATAAAACAACGGCTCCGCAACAAGAACAACAATTAGTTCAAGCATTGAATGATGTTAAAAATCAATACCAACTCATTGACGCTTCCATAGCGAACCGCACAAACGGTAACTATTGGAACCAAGATGGGTTTTTACGTCAACTGAATCGTCAGCAAGACAATTGGTTCTATGATTTCACTAACAGCAATAAATCACAATCGGTAAGTATTTTTAAAGAGTCTAATGGCGACACCAAGTTATTCATTAATTATCAACAGCTCAATGGCCTAGGCATGGCAGGTTTCTCTAAGTCGCTCGATGATATGGTTGATTTTATTAACCAGTTCAAACTAGAGCAAACTGGTTTTATATACTTAGTTGATGCAAAGGGTACGGTGCGCTTACACAAAGACAATAACCAAATCGGTAAAGCTGACTTAAGCCAATTATACAATCGTGATGTTGCATCAAACCTATTACAAAAAAGTGCATTTAACATGAGTGAAGCGGTTGTTTCAGGTCGTGATACACATATAGCCAGTAGTTATATTCCATCAATGGATTGGTATGTGATTGCCGAGTTACCGACCGAAGAAGCATTCGCAACCTTGTCACAAGCGAATAATAAGATCATGCTGTGGACATTAGCGATTGCTCTTGCTTTTACTTTTATTGCTATCTGGTTAGGCAATACCATCACGCGTCCTATTCAGCGCATCGCAGCTGTGTTTGCAGAACTCGGTAATGGTGACGGCGACTTACGCCAACGTATCGATATTCAAGGGCATGATGAAATAGCCCAACTGTCGTTAGGTTTTAATAGTTTTATCACCAAGATCCACACATCGATGCAAGAAGTATCGCGCACAGGTGAAGCATTACAAAGCGCTGCAACTGAAGTCGCTAACCAAGCGCAAATTACTTTAGATAACAGCCATGAACAACGCGACCGTACTTTCCTTGTTGTCACCGCTATTAATGAAATGGGCGCAACGGTTAATGAGATCGCAGGCAATGCCTCAAGTGCAGCAGGTGAAGCCCAAAGCGCTGAAGCAGATACGCGTAATGGCCAGCTTGTGGTTTCTCAAGCCAGTAATGTTATCCACCAGCTCGCTGGCGATGTGGGTGAAGTAAGCCAAGTTATCGACTCGTTAGCTAATAATACCCAGGCGATTGGTAGCATTTTAGAAGTGATCAGCAGTATCTCTGCACAAACTAACTTACTGGCTTTAAATGCCGCCATTGAAGCTGCTCGAGCAGGTGAACAAGGTCGTGGTTTTGCCGTCGTTGCAGATGAAGTACGTAATTTGGCTAGCCGCACTGCGCAATCAACAAACGAAATTCAAGCCATGATTGATAACTTACAAAATGAAGCTAAAAGTGCTGTTGCGGCAATGCTGAAAAGCAGTGAATTAACCACACAAGGTACCATAGCAACGACGGATACTTCGGCAGCACTCGTGTCTATTGGTGAGCGCATTTGCTTGATCTCGGATATGAACACGCAAGTAGCAACGGCAACTGAAGAACAATCAACAGTAGTGAATGAGATTAACCAGAATATTGTTGAGATTAATGATATTACTCAATGTACGGCTGATACTGCTGAAGGGTTAGCTAAGTCGAGTCACGAACTACGTGATCTGTCGATACGCCTTGGTGATATGGTTGGCGTGTTTAAACTGTAA
- a CDS encoding PBPRA1643 family SWIM/SEC-C metal-binding motif protein produces the protein MSKMFFKGRIDARLNHVKAGYNTNRDIKLGSEESPLNLIVQTAERQTEIEAILAETKLVANIEVNADKEENIRDLNGMLNKPKTTVFEKTPNRNDPCSCGSGKKYKKCCA, from the coding sequence ATGTCTAAAATGTTTTTCAAAGGTCGTATTGACGCAAGATTAAATCACGTTAAAGCTGGCTATAACACTAACCGTGATATTAAATTGGGTTCGGAAGAATCGCCTTTAAATTTGATCGTGCAAACAGCAGAGCGTCAAACTGAAATTGAAGCAATTTTAGCGGAAACAAAATTAGTTGCGAACATCGAAGTAAATGCAGATAAAGAAGAAAATATCCGTGATTTAAATGGCATGTTGAATAAGCCAAAAACAACTGTATTCGAAAAGACACCTAATCGTAACGATCCTTGCTCATGTGGTAGTGGTAAAAAATACAAAAAATGTTGTGCATAA
- the btsR gene encoding two-component system response regulator BtsR: MLNAIVIDDEQYAREELIELLHETKQVQVIQQAENAIEGLQLINKYKPDIIFLDIQMPQITGIEMLSMLNTDTMPKVVFSTAYDQYAVQAFEENAFDYLLKPVDPARLQKTVERLVKSTEQVNYSVITQAQLEHVPCIGHNRILIIAIQDIEFAHSGLSGVCINTGQQNATSQLTLKVLEEKTPLIRCHRQYLVNLKAIKEIQLLDNGLAEIMTNSGQMIPVSRRYLKLLKQNLGIL, translated from the coding sequence ATGCTTAACGCTATTGTCATTGACGACGAACAGTATGCTCGTGAAGAGTTAATCGAATTATTACATGAAACCAAACAAGTTCAGGTAATTCAACAAGCAGAAAATGCCATTGAAGGATTACAATTAATTAATAAATACAAACCCGACATTATATTTTTAGACATTCAGATGCCACAAATAACCGGTATCGAGATGCTGTCGATGTTAAATACTGACACCATGCCGAAAGTAGTTTTTTCAACAGCCTACGATCAATATGCCGTACAGGCGTTTGAAGAAAATGCCTTTGATTATTTGCTCAAACCAGTTGACCCAGCCCGACTCCAAAAAACAGTAGAGCGCTTGGTAAAATCAACCGAGCAAGTAAATTATAGTGTCATTACACAGGCTCAGTTAGAGCATGTGCCTTGTATTGGCCACAACCGAATTTTAATTATCGCCATCCAAGATATTGAATTTGCGCACAGTGGGCTGTCAGGTGTCTGCATCAATACTGGCCAGCAAAATGCGACAAGTCAGCTGACGCTGAAAGTGTTGGAAGAGAAGACGCCTTTGATTCGCTGCCATCGACAATATCTGGTCAATCTAAAAGCAATTAAAGAGATCCAGCTATTAGATAATGGCTTGGCTGAAATAATGACCAACAGTGGTCAAATGATCCCCGTTAGCCGCCGCTACTTGAAATTACTAAAACAAAATTTAGGTATTCTGTAA
- a CDS encoding sensor histidine kinase, with translation MELIPSLLQQMCVYLVFAYLLSKTPIFMPLLNISSRWEHKFSCYLIFSMFCIMGSYFGLQYEDAIANTRAIGAVMGGLFGGPIVGLAVGMTGGIHRYFMGGFTDVACAISTSVEGLIGGLLHVYLLRKNKINYLFKPQVIFSITLFAELTQMAIILIVAEPYQQAYDLVSKVAVPMILANTIGAVLFMSIIEDRKSIYEKYSTAFSQRALRIADRSVGILNQGLNTDSAQTIARIIHEETSVGAIAITDTQNILAFIGIGEQHHHTNVPISSCIQQAIDENRIIDLNTSADTYQCKINRRCRLGTAIILPLRNGDNKVVGTIKLYEARRKLLSNINISMAEGIAQLLSSQILLGHYQQQQTLLTQAELKLLHAQVNPHFLFNALTTISAVTRREPEKARILIQHLSQFFRKNLKQNIESVSLREELSHVNAYLTIEQARLTNRLRVNVDIDPALLDIKLPTFTLQPLIENAIKHGISTMLSAGKLEIYSHNTAEGARIFVTDNAGTFVTNKEKSTGLGLKIVDKRLVNHFNESSSLQIATTTNKLTQISFLLPTSTLTTNKEN, from the coding sequence ATGGAACTAATCCCCTCTCTATTACAACAAATGTGTGTTTACCTCGTCTTTGCTTATTTACTTAGCAAAACCCCGATATTTATGCCGTTGTTAAACATATCCTCACGCTGGGAACATAAGTTTAGCTGTTACTTAATATTTTCAATGTTTTGTATCATGGGCAGTTATTTTGGCCTGCAATATGAAGATGCCATTGCCAATACGCGGGCTATAGGCGCTGTTATGGGGGGGCTATTTGGTGGTCCAATAGTCGGATTAGCCGTTGGCATGACAGGGGGGATACATCGCTACTTCATGGGGGGATTTACTGATGTCGCTTGTGCTATTTCAACATCTGTCGAAGGACTTATCGGCGGGTTACTGCATGTCTACCTATTGCGTAAGAATAAGATAAACTACTTATTCAAACCACAAGTTATCTTCTCTATCACCTTGTTTGCAGAACTGACTCAAATGGCGATAATACTGATTGTCGCCGAACCTTATCAACAGGCCTATGATTTAGTCAGTAAGGTCGCAGTGCCTATGATCTTAGCCAATACCATAGGTGCCGTGCTATTCATGAGTATTATTGAAGATAGGAAGTCTATCTATGAAAAATACTCTACTGCTTTTTCGCAGCGCGCCCTTAGAATTGCCGACCGCAGTGTTGGTATTCTCAACCAAGGACTCAATACTGACAGCGCGCAAACAATTGCTCGTATCATTCATGAAGAAACCAGTGTTGGCGCTATCGCTATCACCGATACCCAAAATATCTTAGCCTTTATCGGTATCGGCGAACAACACCATCATACGAATGTGCCTATCTCTAGCTGTATTCAGCAAGCCATTGATGAAAATCGCATTATCGATCTGAACACCAGTGCCGATACCTACCAATGCAAGATTAACCGACGCTGTCGCCTAGGGACTGCGATTATCCTGCCGTTACGCAATGGTGATAACAAAGTGGTCGGTACGATTAAACTCTACGAAGCACGCCGAAAACTACTGTCTAACATCAACATATCAATGGCAGAAGGTATCGCCCAGCTGCTGTCTAGCCAGATATTGTTGGGTCACTACCAACAACAGCAAACCTTGTTAACACAAGCAGAATTGAAGCTATTACATGCCCAAGTTAATCCGCACTTCTTGTTCAATGCATTGACCACAATCAGTGCTGTAACACGTCGAGAACCAGAAAAAGCGAGAATATTAATACAGCACCTGTCACAATTTTTTCGTAAGAATCTAAAACAAAATATCGAGTCTGTCAGCTTGCGCGAGGAATTATCGCATGTAAATGCCTACCTCACGATAGAACAAGCAAGATTAACAAACCGATTACGTGTAAACGTTGATATAGACCCCGCGTTACTGGATATAAAACTACCGACCTTCACGCTGCAACCACTGATTGAAAATGCCATTAAGCACGGTATTTCAACGATGTTGAGCGCAGGTAAGTTAGAAATATACAGCCATAATACGGCTGAAGGTGCACGTATTTTTGTCACTGACAATGCCGGTACGTTTGTCACCAACAAAGAAAAATCAACAGGGCTAGGACTTAAAATAGTAGACAAGAGACTCGTTAATCATTTTAACGAAAGCTCAAGCCTGCAAATAGCAACAACCACAAATAAGCTGACCCAAATATCATTTTTGCTGCCTACAAGCACGCTAACAACGAATAAGGAAAACTAA
- a CDS encoding GGDEF domain-containing protein yields the protein MSLINQVIQSFPGLVAVKKLSGEHVVVNESYKGFFPFDVHGLTLDDIINKIENKDVIDLLLQCKVNDAAALAEPDKMKTSIETFLDTSFESVRYIMTDGGDEFMALLSWDITEKVKTADKLNARLQHDDLTGIANKTALMQRTFNNNNTVVYLDLDNFKRINDTFGHLKGDEMLRKFALHINHQLRDKDTIYRVGGDEFVVVFEDVGKVKIDERLTQIRHNIEQDDEFLGISFSFGLHAMSHDITLSGALESADKLLYMSKQLRRNQC from the coding sequence ATGTCATTAATAAACCAAGTTATTCAAAGTTTCCCAGGATTAGTGGCGGTAAAAAAATTAAGTGGTGAACATGTCGTTGTGAACGAGAGCTATAAGGGCTTTTTTCCATTTGATGTGCATGGATTAACGCTTGACGATATTATAAATAAAATTGAAAACAAAGATGTGATTGACCTATTACTACAGTGCAAAGTAAATGATGCTGCGGCGTTAGCTGAACCGGATAAGATGAAAACCAGTATTGAAACCTTCCTTGATACCAGTTTTGAATCGGTACGCTATATCATGACCGATGGTGGTGATGAGTTTATGGCGTTGTTGTCTTGGGATATCACTGAAAAAGTAAAAACAGCAGATAAGCTGAATGCACGTTTACAGCATGATGATTTAACGGGTATCGCTAATAAAACGGCGTTAATGCAACGTACGTTTAATAACAATAATACCGTTGTGTATTTAGATTTAGATAACTTTAAACGTATTAACGACACCTTTGGTCATTTGAAAGGTGACGAGATGTTGAGAAAATTTGCGCTGCACATTAATCATCAATTACGCGATAAAGACACCATCTACCGTGTTGGCGGTGACGAATTTGTGGTGGTATTTGAAGATGTTGGCAAGGTTAAAATTGACGAACGCTTAACACAAATACGCCATAATATAGAGCAAGATGACGAGTTCTTAGGTATTTCATTTAGCTTTGGGCTTCATGCAATGAGCCATGATATTACGTTGTCAGGGGCATTAGAGTCCGCAGATAAGTTGTTATATATGAGTAAACAGTTACGCAGAAATCAGTGTTAG
- a CDS encoding GAF domain-containing protein — translation MPFINIKQSFTEWQERLNTLADHSGLHSILIMESKHDTMEVVVANEQPIYNVGDCGPKSRQPGCHELYCERVVDTAQPVFIPDASIDDEWKGNEDYVKFNLGVYLGFPLVNQGVVVGTICALNDKTFDFNEGSPSMCSELVQLKNDIELAF, via the coding sequence ATGCCATTTATTAATATCAAACAATCATTTACGGAATGGCAAGAGCGCCTTAATACGCTTGCAGATCATTCAGGTTTACATTCAATCCTGATCATGGAGTCAAAGCACGACACAATGGAAGTTGTCGTAGCCAATGAACAACCTATTTATAATGTCGGAGACTGTGGACCAAAGAGTCGACAACCCGGCTGTCACGAACTGTATTGTGAACGCGTAGTTGATACGGCTCAGCCGGTATTTATTCCCGACGCAAGCATTGATGATGAATGGAAAGGTAATGAAGATTACGTGAAATTCAACTTAGGTGTATACCTTGGATTTCCGCTGGTTAATCAAGGTGTGGTGGTTGGCACTATCTGTGCGCTAAATGATAAAACATTTGATTTCAATGAAGGTTCACCATCAATGTGCAGTGAACTAGTACAATTAAAAAATGATATCGAATTAGCATTTTAA